One genomic segment of Fundulus heteroclitus isolate FHET01 chromosome 10, MU-UCD_Fhet_4.1, whole genome shotgun sequence includes these proteins:
- the eif3c gene encoding eukaryotic translation initiation factor 3 subunit C isoform X1 — protein sequence MSRFFATGSDSESEESSSGDEITSKAPGTNFKQSLLLSDDEEDTKRVVRSAKDKRFEELTNLIKTIRNAMKIRDMSKCLEEFEQLCRAFLKSKNIVDKEGVPQFYIRLLADLEDYLNQLWEDKEGKKKMNKNNAKALSTLRQKIRKYNRDFETEIAAYKENPQESADEEEEKEQEDSGSSSESEDDGGEEVSAKSFLKKKPEGPSEASKFLKGAKGSGDESSSSDDDDDDDEDWGGDTEESGSESSDDEEGKSKSLATAFLKKAGTDKGSIKKVEKKKKQKKERAGELQEGEGDDEDGPWEKVKGGVPLVKEKPKMFAKGTEINIPVVVKKLNEILQARGKKGTDRAAQIELLHALAIIAGENNLGQGILVKIKFNIIASLYDYNPNLAAFMKADMWKKCLDCIDELLDILFENNNIFIGENIAEDSENLNISDQQPFRVRGCVLTLVERMDEEFTKIMQNTDPHSQEYVDNLKDEGRVCGIIDRLLSYLENKGSTEEICRVYLRRIMHTYYKFDYKAHRRSLGLQGETKSEQDQEESEGEDSAVIMDRLCKFIYAKDRTDRIRTCAILCHIYHHALHSRWYQARDLMLMSHLQDNIQHADPPVQILYNRTMVQLGICAFRQGMIKDAHNALLDIQSSGRAKELLGQGLLMRNMQERNAEQEKIEKRRQVPFHMHINLELLECVYLVSAMLLEIPYMAAHEFDARRRMISKQFHHQLRVGERQPLLGPPESMREHVVAASKAMKMGDWRTCHSFIINEKMNSKVWDLFPETQRVREMLVRKIQEESLRTYLFTYSSVYDSISMQTLSEMFELEIPTVHSIISKMIINEELMASLDQPTQTVVMHRTEPTSLQNMALQLAEKLGSLVENNERIFDLKQGVYGGYFNRDQKGGYQQKQPYQRDQKGGYQQKQGGYQRGGYRNQNQSNY from the exons ATGTCTCGTTTCTTTGCCACCGGCTCCGACAGCGAGTCAGAGGAGTCCTCGTCCGGGGATGAGATCACCTCCAAAGCACCCGGGACGAACTTCAAGCA GTCGCTGCTTCTTAGTGACGATGAGGAGGATACGAAAAGAGTGGTGCGTAGCGCCAAAGACAAAAG GTTTGAAGAGTTGACCAACCTCATAAAGACGATTCGTAACGCCATGAAGATCCGCGACATGTCCAAATGTCTGGAGGAGTTCGAGCAGCTATGTCGAGCCTTCCTGAAGAGCAAGAACATCGTGGACAAGGAAGGGGTTCCTCAGTTCTACATCCGCCTCCTGGCTGACTTGGAGGACTATCTTAACCAG CTTTGGGAGGACAAAGAGGGCAAGAAGAAGATGAACAAAAACAACGCGAAGGCTCTGAGCACCCTGCGTCAGAAGATCCGCAAGTACAACCGAGATTTTGAGACTGAAATCGCTGCTTACAAGGAG AACCCACAGGAGTCTgcagatgaagaggaggagaaggagcaggAGGATTCTG GTTCCTCTTCTGAAAGCGAAGATGATGGAGGGGAGGAGGTGTCCGCCAAGTCCTTCTTGAAGAAAAAGCCCGAAGGTCCGTCAGAAGCAAGCAAGTTCCTCAAGGGCGCCAAGGGTTCTGGG GACGAGTCCTCCTCCAGCGACGACGACGATGACGACGATGAGGACTGGGGTGGAGACACCGAGGAGAGCGGCAGCGAGAGCTCCGATGACGAGGAAGGGAAGAGCAAGTCTCTGGCCACCGCCTTCCTCAAGAA GGCTGGCACTGACAAAGGCAGCATCAAGAAggtggagaagaagaagaagcaaaagAAAGAGCGAGCCGGGGAGCTGCAGGAGGGCGAAGGAGACGATGAAGATGGCCCCTGGGAGAAGGTTAAAGGAGGCGTCCCTCTGGTCAAG GAGAAGCCCAAGATGTTCGCTAAGGGCACAGAGATCAACATACCTGTGGTGGTGAAGAAGCTCAATGAGATCCTGCAGGCCAGAGGCAAGAAGGGCACAGACAG GGCCGCTCAGATCGAGCTGCTCCACGCTCTGGCCATCATCGCCGGCGAGAACAACTTAGGTCAAGGCATCCTGGTCAAGATCAAGTTCAACATCATCGCCTCTCTGTACGACTACAACCCCAACCTGGCCGCCTTCATGAAG GCCGACATGTGGAAGAAGTGCCTGGATTGTATCGACGAGCTGCTGGACATCCTGTTTGAGAACAACAACATCTTCATCGGCGAGAACATCGCAGAGGACAGCGAGAACCTGAACATCTCAGACCAG CAGCCCTTCAGGGTGCGCGGCTGCGTCCTGACGCTGGTAGAGAGGATGGACGAGGAGTTCACCAAGATCATGCAGAACACCGACCCTCATTCACAAG AATACGTGGATAACCTGAAAGACGAGGGCCGTGTCTGCGGCATCATCGACCGGCTGCTGTCCTACCTGGAGAACAAAGGCTCCACGGAGGAGATCTGCCGCGTCTACCTGCGAAGAATCATGCACACCTACTACAAGTTCGACTACAAAGCCCACCGCCGCAGCTTGGGCCTCCAGGGGGAAACCAAG TCGGAGCAGGACCAGGAGGAGAGCGAGGGGGAGGACAGCGCCGTCATCATGGACCGCCTCTGCAAGTTCATCTACGCCAAGGATCGCACCGACCGCATCCGCACCTGCGCCATCCTCTGCCACATCTACCACCACGCCCTGCACTCCCGCTGGTACCAGGCCCGGGACCTGATGCTGATGAGCCACCTGCAGGACAACATCCAGCACGCCGACCCGCCCGTGCAG ATCCTTTACAACAGAACCATGGTGCAGCTGGGCATCTGTGCGTTCAGACAGGGCATGATCAAAGACGCCCACAACGCTCTGCTGGACATCCAGTCGTCGGGCCGCGCCAAGGAGCTCCTGGGTCAGGGTCTGCTGATGAGGAACATGCAGGAGAGGAACGCGGAGCAGGAGAAGATCGAAAAGAGACGACAG GTTCCCTTCCACATGCACATCAACCTGGAGCTGCTGGAGTGCGTCTACCTGGTGTCGGCCATGTTGTTGGAAATCCCCTACATGGCCGCCCACGAGTTCGACGCCCGCCGCCGGATGATCAGCAAGCAGTTCCACCACCAGCTCCGAGTGGGAGAGAGGCAACCGCTGCTGG GACCCCCAGAGAGCATGAGGGAGCACGTGGTCGCAGCCAGCAAGGCCATGAAGATGGGCGACTGGCGCACCTGCCACTCCTTCATCATCAACGAGAAGATGAACAGCAAAGTGTGGGACCTGTTCCCTGAGACGCAGCGAGTGCGCGAGATGCTCGTCAG GAAGATCCAGGAGGAGTCCCTGAGGACGTATCTGTTCACCTACAGCAGCGTGTACGACTCCATCAG CATGCAGACGCTGTCTGAGATGTTTGAGCTGGAGATCCCAACAGTTCATAGTATCATCAGCAAGATGATCATCAACGAGGAACTGATG GCGTCGCTGGACCAGCCCACGCAGACGGTGGTGATGCACCGCACCGAGCCCACCTCCCTGCAGAACATGGCCCTGCAGCTGGCGGAGAAGCTGGGCAGCCTGGTGGAGAACAACGAGCGCATCTTCGACCTCAAGCAGGGCGTCTACGGAGGCTACTTCAACAGAG ATCAGAAAGGCGGATATCAGCAGAAGCAGCCGTACCAGAGAG ATCAGAAAGGTGGTTACCAGCAGAAGCAGGGAGGCTACCAGCGAGGAGGCTACAGGAATCAAAACCAAAGCAACTACTGA
- the eif3c gene encoding eukaryotic translation initiation factor 3 subunit C isoform X2, whose protein sequence is MSRFFATGSDSESEESSSGDEITSKAPGTNFKQSLLLSDDEEDTKRVVRSAKDKRFEELTNLIKTIRNAMKIRDMSKCLEEFEQLCRAFLKSKNIVDKEGVPQFYIRLLADLEDYLNQLWEDKEGKKKMNKNNAKALSTLRQKIRKYNRDFETEIAAYKENPQESADEEEEKEQEDSGSSSESEDDGGEEVSAKSFLKKKPEGPSEASKFLKGAKGSGDESSSSDDDDDDDEDWGGDTEESGSESSDDEEGKSKSLATAFLKKAGTDKGSIKKVEKKKKQKKERAGELQEGEGDDEDGPWEKVKGGVPLVKEKPKMFAKGTEINIPVVVKKLNEILQARGKKGTDRAAQIELLHALAIIAGENNLGQGILVKIKFNIIASLYDYNPNLAAFMKADMWKKCLDCIDELLDILFENNNIFIGENIAEDSENLNISDQPFRVRGCVLTLVERMDEEFTKIMQNTDPHSQEYVDNLKDEGRVCGIIDRLLSYLENKGSTEEICRVYLRRIMHTYYKFDYKAHRRSLGLQGETKSEQDQEESEGEDSAVIMDRLCKFIYAKDRTDRIRTCAILCHIYHHALHSRWYQARDLMLMSHLQDNIQHADPPVQILYNRTMVQLGICAFRQGMIKDAHNALLDIQSSGRAKELLGQGLLMRNMQERNAEQEKIEKRRQVPFHMHINLELLECVYLVSAMLLEIPYMAAHEFDARRRMISKQFHHQLRVGERQPLLGPPESMREHVVAASKAMKMGDWRTCHSFIINEKMNSKVWDLFPETQRVREMLVRKIQEESLRTYLFTYSSVYDSISMQTLSEMFELEIPTVHSIISKMIINEELMASLDQPTQTVVMHRTEPTSLQNMALQLAEKLGSLVENNERIFDLKQGVYGGYFNRDQKGGYQQKQPYQRDQKGGYQQKQGGYQRGGYRNQNQSNY, encoded by the exons ATGTCTCGTTTCTTTGCCACCGGCTCCGACAGCGAGTCAGAGGAGTCCTCGTCCGGGGATGAGATCACCTCCAAAGCACCCGGGACGAACTTCAAGCA GTCGCTGCTTCTTAGTGACGATGAGGAGGATACGAAAAGAGTGGTGCGTAGCGCCAAAGACAAAAG GTTTGAAGAGTTGACCAACCTCATAAAGACGATTCGTAACGCCATGAAGATCCGCGACATGTCCAAATGTCTGGAGGAGTTCGAGCAGCTATGTCGAGCCTTCCTGAAGAGCAAGAACATCGTGGACAAGGAAGGGGTTCCTCAGTTCTACATCCGCCTCCTGGCTGACTTGGAGGACTATCTTAACCAG CTTTGGGAGGACAAAGAGGGCAAGAAGAAGATGAACAAAAACAACGCGAAGGCTCTGAGCACCCTGCGTCAGAAGATCCGCAAGTACAACCGAGATTTTGAGACTGAAATCGCTGCTTACAAGGAG AACCCACAGGAGTCTgcagatgaagaggaggagaaggagcaggAGGATTCTG GTTCCTCTTCTGAAAGCGAAGATGATGGAGGGGAGGAGGTGTCCGCCAAGTCCTTCTTGAAGAAAAAGCCCGAAGGTCCGTCAGAAGCAAGCAAGTTCCTCAAGGGCGCCAAGGGTTCTGGG GACGAGTCCTCCTCCAGCGACGACGACGATGACGACGATGAGGACTGGGGTGGAGACACCGAGGAGAGCGGCAGCGAGAGCTCCGATGACGAGGAAGGGAAGAGCAAGTCTCTGGCCACCGCCTTCCTCAAGAA GGCTGGCACTGACAAAGGCAGCATCAAGAAggtggagaagaagaagaagcaaaagAAAGAGCGAGCCGGGGAGCTGCAGGAGGGCGAAGGAGACGATGAAGATGGCCCCTGGGAGAAGGTTAAAGGAGGCGTCCCTCTGGTCAAG GAGAAGCCCAAGATGTTCGCTAAGGGCACAGAGATCAACATACCTGTGGTGGTGAAGAAGCTCAATGAGATCCTGCAGGCCAGAGGCAAGAAGGGCACAGACAG GGCCGCTCAGATCGAGCTGCTCCACGCTCTGGCCATCATCGCCGGCGAGAACAACTTAGGTCAAGGCATCCTGGTCAAGATCAAGTTCAACATCATCGCCTCTCTGTACGACTACAACCCCAACCTGGCCGCCTTCATGAAG GCCGACATGTGGAAGAAGTGCCTGGATTGTATCGACGAGCTGCTGGACATCCTGTTTGAGAACAACAACATCTTCATCGGCGAGAACATCGCAGAGGACAGCGAGAACCTGAACATCTCAGACCAG CCCTTCAGGGTGCGCGGCTGCGTCCTGACGCTGGTAGAGAGGATGGACGAGGAGTTCACCAAGATCATGCAGAACACCGACCCTCATTCACAAG AATACGTGGATAACCTGAAAGACGAGGGCCGTGTCTGCGGCATCATCGACCGGCTGCTGTCCTACCTGGAGAACAAAGGCTCCACGGAGGAGATCTGCCGCGTCTACCTGCGAAGAATCATGCACACCTACTACAAGTTCGACTACAAAGCCCACCGCCGCAGCTTGGGCCTCCAGGGGGAAACCAAG TCGGAGCAGGACCAGGAGGAGAGCGAGGGGGAGGACAGCGCCGTCATCATGGACCGCCTCTGCAAGTTCATCTACGCCAAGGATCGCACCGACCGCATCCGCACCTGCGCCATCCTCTGCCACATCTACCACCACGCCCTGCACTCCCGCTGGTACCAGGCCCGGGACCTGATGCTGATGAGCCACCTGCAGGACAACATCCAGCACGCCGACCCGCCCGTGCAG ATCCTTTACAACAGAACCATGGTGCAGCTGGGCATCTGTGCGTTCAGACAGGGCATGATCAAAGACGCCCACAACGCTCTGCTGGACATCCAGTCGTCGGGCCGCGCCAAGGAGCTCCTGGGTCAGGGTCTGCTGATGAGGAACATGCAGGAGAGGAACGCGGAGCAGGAGAAGATCGAAAAGAGACGACAG GTTCCCTTCCACATGCACATCAACCTGGAGCTGCTGGAGTGCGTCTACCTGGTGTCGGCCATGTTGTTGGAAATCCCCTACATGGCCGCCCACGAGTTCGACGCCCGCCGCCGGATGATCAGCAAGCAGTTCCACCACCAGCTCCGAGTGGGAGAGAGGCAACCGCTGCTGG GACCCCCAGAGAGCATGAGGGAGCACGTGGTCGCAGCCAGCAAGGCCATGAAGATGGGCGACTGGCGCACCTGCCACTCCTTCATCATCAACGAGAAGATGAACAGCAAAGTGTGGGACCTGTTCCCTGAGACGCAGCGAGTGCGCGAGATGCTCGTCAG GAAGATCCAGGAGGAGTCCCTGAGGACGTATCTGTTCACCTACAGCAGCGTGTACGACTCCATCAG CATGCAGACGCTGTCTGAGATGTTTGAGCTGGAGATCCCAACAGTTCATAGTATCATCAGCAAGATGATCATCAACGAGGAACTGATG GCGTCGCTGGACCAGCCCACGCAGACGGTGGTGATGCACCGCACCGAGCCCACCTCCCTGCAGAACATGGCCCTGCAGCTGGCGGAGAAGCTGGGCAGCCTGGTGGAGAACAACGAGCGCATCTTCGACCTCAAGCAGGGCGTCTACGGAGGCTACTTCAACAGAG ATCAGAAAGGCGGATATCAGCAGAAGCAGCCGTACCAGAGAG ATCAGAAAGGTGGTTACCAGCAGAAGCAGGGAGGCTACCAGCGAGGAGGCTACAGGAATCAAAACCAAAGCAACTACTGA